The Gossypium hirsutum isolate 1008001.06 chromosome A13, Gossypium_hirsutum_v2.1, whole genome shotgun sequence nucleotide sequence GGTGTGAGTTAAAATCATACCAGTATGTGaacattttcatgtatttggaggtTTGGTTTTATACCCATGTCCGGATATGCCTTGGATGGTGAACAGTCCCAGTAACATAGGTCAAGTGTGCAGCTGATCTCAATAGGAACTATTCTAGGAGGCTAATTACTTctcacatcatgtggggatagaCTTTTCAGGGTTGtaagtttaataaaatatgattttagacGCCTTCCTATGTTGTGCTGTGTAAGGAATTGAAAACAACATTCTTGGATTTAAATTATTCTTCTTTGATGATATTTATCTATCATGACCtgaaattaaaaaagataaagaGAAACTCAGCATCCAACAGAAGTTACATTAATTCATTCCTACACCTTATTCAACATTTTGCTTCCATCCATATTCACTAAAAAACAACATAACAAACCATAGGACGCAGGTCCCAAGGGTTTTGGGTCCGCAATTGGAGCAAACAATATGAAGGCAGAGtgcttttcataaaatatcatcaaGAATTGTGGACAACAGCAGCCCTTGAATAAACTCACATCTTTCTGTCTTCTCTTCCTGATCCTCGACTGAAAGAAGAGTCGATTGAACATTTCTGTCGTCAAAACCAGACATCAGAAAAGCGGGTTAAAAGCCTTCAGATCACGGCATATTCTTCAAAGATACCGTAGCAAAAACATAGCAATAAAAAGAAAAGCTTGGACAAGCATGAAATTCCTCTTTtctcaaacaaaataaaaaccaagACATCCTATAAACTGTCTCATCCTCTATTCTCAAAGAACAGCATTAAGTCTCTACTTCACAATCCCCCGAATATATGACATGGCTTGAAAGATAGCATCTTTTTGAGAAACAAGAAAGACGAACAAAACCACTTCTCCATGCCCATTTCACCTAATGCTGAACCTATCCCGTACGAAACAAGGTTACGACAAGATCTATGTTATCTAGGATTGTAAATATAAGCCAATAAAATACCATGTGAATTCGAAACACCAGCCCCCTGCAAGCAGAGGACAAAAGGAACAATCAAACATGACCTACCTTTCCAACTTATTAATGTCTGAACTTTTCTCAGTTGCACTTGTTTCGCTAGAAAAGTGAGGCTGGACACTAACAAAATCATCAACCATGGGCAAAATAAATGAAGACAACAACGGATCAGGTGCTGAATTGGATGAAGACAATATACAAGAACCCCCAAAGAGAGACTGTAGGTTTCCTTCTCGCAGCTCTTTTCTCAAACGAGATAGCATTGAATGAGATCCACCTTTATGCGATTTCCTTTTGTGCTGCATGTAACCACTTGTTAAGGAAATGAAAGTACAAAATAAGCCCTTAGAATGACTTAAGGAAGCCCTGCAAACAAAGCTAACAATTCTAAAAGTACACCACCAGTCAAGAGGGAGAGAGGGGCATCTGAGCCATCTAGCATACTGGTTTAAATGCTTTAAAATGGCCCAGAAGTTTTTGAGGAAGAACAAAGATGATAAAGTTTGCTGGTAAGAAACATAACCAACGATCAAATTCTACAAATGTAGCAAACTCCAATGACAATTTTCAAGGCACATGGAACATGAAAagaaacaacttattgatatagTTTAAAGAGAAATTTGACTACTCATAAATAACAACTCATAGAAAAGGATATCTTGAATATATTTCCGTGGTGCAGGGTTATATGTGCAACCATATCGACTTCCACTTTCATTGCACAGACCGGGCATACCTGTAAAGAAAACAACGACAGAGTTTAGATTCAAGAGCGAACCTTTCCTTTGTAGAAGGCTCTCGAGCACCATGGAAAAGAAAATCCAGAAAGAGAAATTATAAAGCTCCTTTTCTCCAACCTTACTATAACATATCAACCTACAATTTGTCAAGTTACCAGCATCAATACCAAACTCGTAAGCAAAATTAACACTAGAGCTAACTTTTCATGTTAGTTGAACCAGAGCTCATATTCCAAATTAGATCTGGCAATTCGGAACATGACACAGAAAAAtataactaaaacaaaaaatacacGTGAAAGTTGAAACAACATAGAAGATAACGCAAACTATCTAACACAAATTATTAATGTCACAATCTATATCACCTTAAAACAATATGAGTTGGAAAAACTAATCCGAATGAAACAAATACATGGATTGCTAGGTCTAGAACAAAAGTAGTTCATCCGAGAACATCAATATGCTAACTACACAAGACTTGTTTAAGTAAAACAGCAGCTAAAATATTAATCTTGAGGCTAAAGCTTAAAATTTGAAACTTGGGTCTATAACAAGCGAACCCCTTCTTAATTCCTTTTAGTGTTTGGATAAGAAATCAAAGCTTAACGCATTTATGCCACTTCGATCAATTACAAAGAGAAGATCATTGTAAAAGATTTTCAATATACCCATCTtgattataacacataaaaaaatgaaaaagaaacgaAAATCAAAGTAATACCCCATTTTTAGCCTCCATGGGATGCTCATCATCAATGTGACAGCACAAGCTGAGGATATCGAAATGTTCTGAACAAAAAGGAGATGGAAATTCCTCTCTtatatcatcttctccatctaTTTCTTCAAACCCCATAAACATATCTGCATTTTGAACCCATTTCTAAGcgtcaataaaaaataaataaaaaacttgcTAAAAATATAGTCAAGTTGCTCCCTTTACTTCCATTTTCCACCACGCATAAAAAGCAGGAAAAAGAATTAACCCCAAAAAAAGTAGAAAAGGAAAGGATGGGATTCAAAGATTACCTGACCGTGATTGAAGAGTAAATTGGTATCTCTTAGAAACTGAAGAAAGGCGGGTACTCCATGAATCAGCGTCCATTTCTAAATCACCCTGGGAGCTGTTTGAGCTCTGACCTTGGATTTGTGAAgaagaataaattaataaatttccaAGAAATTAAAGTTGGGGAGGCCAGCTACTTGGGTCTTTCTTGTTGTTTTGGAGATGAATTTCgtctaaaaataaaaagatcatCTACCAATTCTTCCAGTGGATTTTCCTaacaaatttttcataaaaagttAAAACACAAATTATTCGACAAAATACAGTCAGTGCTATATATAACAAACATCATCTCTAatcttaaaatatatacataatatatctTCTATCTTtcgaataataataaatatactctataacaatatttttttattagtcaAAATTGTTGTAAAAACCactttttattggttttttattttttagaaaaaatatcaGACTAAAACAAAACTAGTCTAATTTTTGTGGATTACATCAAACATTGTGTGATAAACATCAGTTTCCAATAGATGTCGCATATAGA carries:
- the LOC107893613 gene encoding protein DEHYDRATION-INDUCED 19 homolog 3 is translated as MDADSWSTRLSSVSKRYQFTLQSRSDMFMGFEEIDGEDDIREEFPSPFCSEHFDILSLCCHIDDEHPMEAKNGVCPVCAMKVEVDMVAHITLHHGNIFKMQHKRKSHKGGSHSMLSRLRKELREGNLQSLFGGSCILSSSNSAPDPLLSSFILPMVDDFVSVQPHFSSETSATEKSSDINKLERNVQSTLLSVEDQEEKTERCEFIQGLLLSTILDDIL